A part of Streptomyces sp. NBC_01235 genomic DNA contains:
- a CDS encoding YdeI/OmpD-associated family protein yields MTAAADPETTPALLPLSFPSAPALDAWLTAHPAPHPGLWVEVAKKGAGPASVTAGEVNDVALCHGWITGQRKGLDGTHYLQRITPRRPNSLWSRVNVRRVAELTAEGRMRPGGLAEVAAARADGRWAAAYASQKDAAVPGELVAALDGNPRAKAVFDALGRTDQYLVMLDLLRARTPQSRTARLAAAIARLEAAAADPS; encoded by the coding sequence ATGACCGCAGCAGCCGACCCCGAGACGACGCCCGCACTCCTGCCGCTCTCCTTCCCCTCCGCCCCCGCCCTCGATGCCTGGCTCACCGCCCACCCGGCACCGCACCCCGGTCTCTGGGTCGAGGTCGCCAAGAAGGGGGCAGGTCCGGCCTCCGTCACCGCCGGTGAGGTCAACGACGTCGCCCTGTGCCACGGGTGGATCACCGGGCAGCGCAAGGGGCTCGACGGCACCCACTATCTCCAGCGGATCACGCCCCGGCGGCCGAACAGCCTCTGGTCGAGGGTCAACGTGCGGCGGGTCGCGGAGCTGACCGCCGAGGGCCGGATGCGTCCCGGCGGCCTCGCCGAGGTGGCGGCCGCGCGGGCGGACGGACGGTGGGCGGCGGCGTACGCCTCGCAGAAGGACGCCGCCGTTCCCGGGGAGCTCGTGGCCGCGCTGGACGGCAACCCGCGCGCCAAGGCGGTGTTCGACGCACTGGGCAGGACGGACCAGTACCTCGTCATGCTCGACCTGCTGCGGGCGCGGACTCCGCAGAGCCGCACGGCTCGACTGGCGGCCGCCATCGCCAGGCTGGAGGCGGCGGCAGCCGACCCTTCGTGA
- a CDS encoding GTP-binding protein, with translation MDFASSDGGRATTSAKIVVAGGFGVGKTTFVGAVSEINPLRTEAVMTSASAGIDDLTHTGDKTTTTVAMDFGRITLDQDLILYLFGTPGQDRFWFMWDDLVRGAIGAVVLVDTRRLADCFPAVDYFENSGLPFVVALNGFDGQQPYQPEEVREALQIGPDTPIITTDARHRSDAKSALITLVEHALMARLR, from the coding sequence GTGGACTTCGCAAGCTCTGACGGTGGCCGGGCCACCACCTCGGCGAAGATCGTGGTGGCGGGCGGCTTCGGCGTGGGCAAGACCACGTTCGTGGGAGCGGTCTCCGAGATCAACCCGCTTCGTACGGAGGCCGTGATGACGTCCGCGAGCGCGGGCATCGACGACCTCACCCACACCGGGGACAAGACCACCACCACGGTGGCCATGGACTTCGGCCGCATCACGCTCGACCAGGACCTGATCCTCTACCTGTTCGGTACGCCGGGCCAGGACCGGTTCTGGTTCATGTGGGACGATCTGGTGCGCGGCGCCATCGGCGCGGTGGTGCTCGTGGACACGCGGCGGCTGGCCGACTGCTTCCCCGCGGTCGACTACTTCGAGAACAGCGGTCTGCCGTTCGTCGTCGCCCTCAACGGCTTCGACGGCCAGCAGCCCTACCAGCCCGAAGAGGTGCGCGAGGCGCTGCAGATCGGCCCGGACACCCCGATCATCACGACGGACGCCCGGCATCGCTCGGATGCCAAGAGCGCGCTGATCACGCTGGTCGAGCACGCACTCATGGCGCGACTGCGGTAA
- a CDS encoding DUF742 domain-containing protein, producing the protein MATPPGGSNSGNWSYGPAQGQGDGSQNPNRYNFPSAPSQQRPYTPQGPQGPGPSPYDQPPAPRIQPVQPQRRTSEPAPAGASHNPLVRPYAMTGGRTRPRYQLAIEALVHTTAQPHQMQGQLPEHQRICNLCREIKSVAEISALLTIPLGVARILVADLAEAGLVAIHQPGGDESAGGQPDVTLLERVLSGLRKL; encoded by the coding sequence GTGGCAACACCCCCAGGCGGTTCGAATTCGGGTAACTGGTCGTACGGCCCTGCCCAGGGCCAGGGCGACGGTTCCCAGAACCCGAACCGTTACAACTTCCCCTCCGCGCCCAGCCAGCAGCGGCCGTACACGCCCCAGGGCCCGCAGGGCCCCGGACCGTCCCCGTACGACCAGCCCCCCGCCCCGCGCATCCAGCCAGTGCAGCCGCAGCGCCGCACCTCCGAACCGGCACCCGCCGGGGCATCGCACAACCCGTTGGTGCGTCCGTACGCCATGACCGGTGGCCGGACCCGCCCGCGTTACCAGCTCGCCATCGAGGCGCTGGTGCACACCACTGCGCAGCCGCATCAGATGCAGGGCCAACTGCCCGAGCATCAGCGGATCTGCAACCTCTGCCGAGAGATCAAGTCGGTCGCCGAGATCTCGGCGCTGCTGACCATCCCTCTCGGCGTGGCCAGGATCCTCGTCGCCGACTTGGCGGAGGCGGGCCTGGTCGCCATCCATCAGCCCGGCGGCGACGAGAGCGCCGGCGGCCAGCCAGACGTGACACTGCTCGAAAGGGTGCTCAGTGGACTTCGCAAGCTCTAG
- a CDS encoding acyl-CoA carboxylase subunit epsilon: MNTPDIRVEKGHAEPEEVAAITAILLARAAARSSTTPAHRGRPKAGWRRLEREGGFRAPHSWH; the protein is encoded by the coding sequence ATGAACACTCCCGACATCCGCGTCGAGAAGGGCCACGCCGAGCCCGAGGAAGTCGCCGCCATCACGGCGATCCTCCTGGCCCGCGCCGCAGCCCGGTCCTCCACCACCCCGGCCCACCGAGGCCGCCCCAAGGCCGGCTGGCGCCGCCTGGAGCGCGAGGGCGGCTTCCGCGCCCCGCACAGCTGGCACTGA
- a CDS encoding DUF742 domain-containing protein — MTPPTAHHDPYAEPYGDEGDQPLVRPYAMTGGRTRPRYQLAIEALISTTADPAALMGLLPEHQRICHLCREVKSVAEVSALLAMPLGVARILVADLAEAGLVAIHQPGGDENNGGAPDVTLLERVLSGLRKL, encoded by the coding sequence ATGACCCCGCCCACCGCCCATCATGATCCGTACGCGGAGCCGTACGGGGATGAGGGCGACCAGCCGCTGGTGCGTCCGTACGCGATGACCGGTGGCCGGACCCGGCCGCGCTATCAGCTCGCCATCGAGGCGCTGATCAGCACCACGGCCGACCCGGCAGCGCTCATGGGGCTGCTCCCGGAGCACCAGCGCATCTGCCACCTGTGCCGCGAGGTCAAGTCGGTCGCGGAGGTCTCGGCTCTCCTGGCCATGCCGCTGGGTGTGGCGCGGATCCTCGTCGCGGACCTCGCCGAGGCCGGCCTGGTGGCCATCCACCAGCCGGGCGGCGACGAGAACAACGGCGGCGCACCGGACGTGACGCTGCTCGAAAGGGTGCTCAGTGGACTTCGCAAGCTCTGA
- a CDS encoding roadblock/LC7 domain-containing protein: protein MSQAAQNLNWLITNFVDNTPGVSHTVVVSADGLLLAMSEGFPRDRADQLAAVASGLTSLTAGASRIFEGGSVAQTVVEMERGFLFLMSVSDGSSLAVLAHPECDIGLVGYEMALLVDRAGAVLTPDLRAELQGSLLH, encoded by the coding sequence ATGAGCCAGGCGGCACAGAACCTGAACTGGTTGATCACCAACTTCGTGGACAACACCCCCGGGGTGTCCCACACCGTCGTGGTGTCCGCCGACGGGCTCCTTCTCGCGATGTCCGAGGGCTTTCCGCGCGACCGTGCCGACCAGCTGGCGGCCGTCGCGTCGGGGCTGACCTCGCTGACGGCCGGGGCCTCCCGGATCTTCGAGGGCGGCAGCGTCGCGCAGACCGTCGTCGAGATGGAACGAGGTTTCCTCTTCCTCATGTCCGTCTCGGACGGCTCGTCCCTCGCCGTCCTCGCGCACCCCGAATGTGACATCGGCCTCGTGGGCTACGAGATGGCGCTCCTCGTCGACCGGGCGGGCGCGGTACTCACGCCCGACCTGCGCGCCGAGCTCCAGGGCAGTCTGCTCCACTGA
- a CDS encoding acyl-CoA carboxylase subunit beta, with protein sequence MTVLEETTGEPTTEPSEPTDARGRVAELREIRAQALAGPSEKATQAQHAKGKLTARERIELLVDPGSFQEVEQLRRHRATGFGLEAKKPFTDGVITGWGTVEGRTVFVYAHDFRIFGGALGEAHATKIHKIMDMAIAAGAPLVSLNDGAGARIQEGVSALAGYGGIFQRNTKASGVIPQISVMLGPCAGGAAYSPALTDFVFMVRETSQMFITGPDVVKAVTGEEITQNGLGGADVHAETSGVAHFAYDDEETCIAEVRYLLSLLPQNNRENPPRVEAGDPADRRSDVLLDLVPADGNRPYDMTKVIEEIVDDGEYVEVHERWARNIICALARLDGQVVGIVANQPQSLAGVLDIEASEKAARFVQMCDAFNIPIVTFLDVPGFLPGVDQEHGGIIRHGAKLLYAYCNATVPRISLILRKAYGGAYIVMDSQSIGADLTYAWPTNEIAVMGAEGAANVIFRRQIAGAEDPEAMRARMVKEYKSELMHPYYAAERGLVDDVIDPAETREILIRSLAMLQSKHADLPSRKHGNPPQ encoded by the coding sequence ATGACCGTTTTGGAAGAGACGACGGGTGAGCCGACCACGGAGCCCTCGGAGCCCACGGACGCGCGCGGGCGCGTGGCCGAGCTGCGCGAGATCCGTGCCCAGGCGCTGGCCGGCCCGAGCGAGAAGGCGACCCAGGCGCAGCACGCCAAGGGCAAGCTGACCGCCCGGGAGCGGATCGAGCTGCTGGTGGACCCGGGTTCCTTCCAGGAGGTCGAGCAGCTGCGCCGGCACCGGGCGACCGGGTTCGGCCTGGAGGCGAAGAAGCCGTTCACCGACGGTGTCATCACCGGCTGGGGCACGGTGGAGGGGCGTACGGTCTTCGTCTACGCCCATGACTTCCGCATCTTCGGCGGCGCGCTGGGCGAGGCTCACGCCACGAAGATCCACAAGATCATGGACATGGCCATCGCGGCCGGCGCCCCGCTGGTCTCGCTCAACGACGGCGCCGGCGCCCGCATCCAGGAGGGCGTCTCCGCGCTCGCCGGCTACGGCGGCATCTTCCAGCGCAACACCAAGGCCTCCGGGGTCATCCCGCAGATCAGCGTCATGCTGGGCCCGTGCGCGGGCGGCGCGGCCTACAGCCCCGCCCTCACCGACTTCGTGTTCATGGTCCGCGAGACCTCGCAGATGTTCATCACCGGCCCGGACGTCGTCAAGGCGGTCACCGGTGAGGAGATCACCCAGAACGGCCTCGGCGGCGCCGACGTGCACGCCGAGACCTCCGGCGTGGCCCACTTCGCGTACGACGACGAGGAGACCTGCATCGCGGAGGTCCGCTACCTCCTCTCGCTGCTCCCGCAGAACAACCGCGAGAACCCCCCGCGCGTCGAGGCCGGCGACCCCGCCGACCGTCGCAGCGACGTCCTGCTCGACCTGGTCCCGGCGGACGGCAACCGCCCGTACGACATGACCAAGGTCATCGAGGAGATCGTCGACGACGGCGAGTACGTCGAGGTCCACGAGCGCTGGGCCCGCAACATCATCTGCGCCCTGGCCCGCCTGGACGGCCAGGTCGTCGGCATCGTGGCCAACCAGCCGCAGTCCCTCGCCGGTGTCCTGGACATCGAGGCGTCGGAAAAAGCTGCGCGCTTTGTTCAAATGTGTGACGCTTTCAATATCCCGATCGTCACCTTCCTGGACGTTCCCGGGTTCCTCCCGGGTGTCGACCAGGAGCACGGCGGAATCATCCGGCACGGCGCGAAGCTGCTCTACGCCTACTGCAACGCGACCGTTCCGCGGATCTCGCTGATCCTGCGCAAGGCGTACGGAGGTGCCTACATCGTCATGGACAGCCAGTCCATCGGCGCGGACCTCACCTACGCCTGGCCGACGAACGAGATCGCCGTCATGGGCGCCGAAGGCGCCGCCAACGTCATCTTCCGGCGACAGATCGCCGGGGCCGAGGACCCCGAGGCCATGCGGGCCCGCATGGTCAAGGAGTACAAGTCCGAGCTGATGCACCCGTACTACGCGGCGGAGCGCGGCCTGGTCGACGACGTCATCGACCCGGCCGAGACCCGCGAGATCCTCATCCGGTCCCTCGCCATGCTCCAGTCCAAGCACGCAGACCTGCCCTCCCGCAAGCACGGCAACCCCCCGCAGTAA
- a CDS encoding YceI family protein: protein MGIFGRKNTDETTAAAAAVNPDLAALTGDYSIDPAHSTIGFVARHAMVTNVKGKFNDFTGTLHLDGTDPSKSTASIDVKMDSIDTGSADRDGHLKSSDFFKTDEFPTMTFRSTSAEALGGDDYRITGELSILGVTKPLTIDLEFNGSAKDPFGNERVGFEGKAEILRSEWGLTWNAALETGGVLVSDKIKLNFDISAIKNA from the coding sequence ATGGGCATCTTCGGCCGCAAGAACACCGACGAGACCACCGCCGCGGCCGCTGCGGTGAACCCCGACCTCGCCGCCCTGACCGGCGACTACTCGATCGACCCGGCACACTCGACGATCGGCTTCGTCGCGCGCCACGCGATGGTCACGAACGTCAAGGGCAAGTTCAACGACTTCACCGGCACACTGCACCTGGACGGCACCGACCCGTCGAAGTCCACCGCCTCCATCGACGTCAAGATGGACAGCATCGACACCGGGTCCGCCGACCGTGACGGCCACCTGAAGAGCTCGGACTTCTTCAAGACCGACGAGTTCCCGACGATGACCTTCCGCTCCACCTCGGCGGAGGCGCTCGGCGGCGACGACTACCGCATCACCGGCGAGCTGAGCATCCTCGGCGTCACCAAGCCCCTCACCATCGACCTGGAGTTCAACGGCTCCGCCAAGGACCCGTTCGGCAACGAGCGCGTCGGCTTCGAGGGCAAGGCGGAGATCCTGCGCTCGGAGTGGGGCCTGACCTGGAACGCGGCGCTGGAGACGGGCGGCGTCCTGGTCTCCGACAAGATCAAACTGAACTTCGACATCTCGGCGATCAAGAACGCGTAA
- a CDS encoding ABC transporter permease subunit → MRRETVLAGHLHAEWTKLRTLPSSWWLAAAIPLLTLALGAAALASLTAHVCPSLAACHEDTVKLSLTGIWAAQAAALILGVLSMGGEYATGTIRTTLTAMPARGRVLAAKATALAALTATAATAGVLPCLLLARLILPTNGFTKKTDHPLPTLTDPSTLRATFGSVLCLALVALLGLALATLLRGTSAAVTLGLGVLYVVPLLADILASPTWQDRLNRWTPMPAALSIQATRDLDRLPIAPWPGLAVLAAYAATLLAGAALLLGSRDA, encoded by the coding sequence GTGAGGAGAGAAACCGTGCTCGCCGGGCACCTGCACGCGGAGTGGACCAAGCTCCGCACGCTGCCGAGCAGTTGGTGGCTGGCGGCGGCCATCCCCCTCCTGACCCTGGCCCTGGGCGCGGCAGCGCTCGCCTCCCTCACCGCCCACGTCTGCCCGTCGCTCGCCGCCTGCCACGAGGACACGGTGAAACTGAGCCTGACGGGCATCTGGGCGGCCCAGGCGGCGGCCCTGATCCTCGGCGTGCTGTCGATGGGAGGGGAGTACGCCACGGGCACGATCCGCACGACACTGACGGCGATGCCCGCGCGGGGGAGGGTCCTGGCGGCGAAGGCGACTGCATTGGCGGCCCTGACGGCGACGGCGGCCACCGCGGGCGTCCTGCCCTGCCTGCTCCTGGCCCGCCTGATCCTGCCGACGAACGGCTTCACGAAGAAGACGGACCATCCCCTGCCCACCCTCACCGACCCCTCGACGCTCCGCGCCACATTCGGCTCGGTTCTCTGCCTCGCCCTGGTCGCCCTGCTGGGCCTGGCCCTGGCGACGCTGCTGCGGGGCACGTCGGCCGCTGTCACACTCGGCCTGGGCGTCCTCTACGTCGTCCCGCTGCTGGCCGACATCCTCGCCTCACCCACCTGGCAGGACCGCCTCAACCGCTGGACGCCCATGCCGGCGGCCCTGTCCATCCAGGCGACGAGAGACCTGGACCGTCTCCCCATCGCCCCCTGGCCGGGCCTGGCCGTACTGGCGGCCTACGCGGCAACCCTGCTCGCGGGAGCCGCCCTGCTCCTCGGATCCCGGGACGCGTGA
- a CDS encoding sensor histidine kinase gives MRRSKKSPEPAARGNFTPPPRGAATPAPGSEPTAAPAKSGGRLSPRNWRVPTRLNAILLIPVVVGLVMGGFQVKSSIDTWQEAQDAEKVAKIVAAAGDYAEALLNERDVTAQPLLQGKTADASVKKVRSVTDAAASAFHDEVAGMPDKDGLKRRLKLVEEAEPTLTKIRAAAYTKTMDPVKTEEGYVAVEHLLMEFSNELGLGTGNITAYGRTVYAIALAKGAESLQRAIGMHLLVRPSPDEKVYAQQVTAFTSYAYLEGVAQQEFVSGGTVQDAARLTQVMTEKTAEGEKQVADAKTKAEAANQDFTAPPAMDKMIQAIGSGQTPSQLADQGITASAWMSAATLKFDGYSQVESELINRAVGDASDIAADAKTSAIITGAAVVVALLLAFILAGAVARQMSRAMRQLRNAAFGIAEQRLPMLVDQLSRTDPGRVDTRVAPIPITTTDEIGEVARAFDQVHREAVRLAAEQALLRGNINAIFTNLSRRNQSLIEGQLTLITDLENNEADPDQLENLFRLDHLATRMRRNGENLLVLAGEEPGRRWDQPVPLVDVLRAASSEVEQYERVELSGVPEAEIHGRAVTDLVHLLAELLENATTFSSPQTKVRVTATRLPDGRVMIEIHDKGIGLTAEDFADINHKLANPPTVDAAISQRMGLFVVGRLSDRHGIRVQLRPSGEQAGTTSLVMLPDAITHGGGGGEHQPDRDEFTVSQIIPEQNFGAGGEDFNNGLPMRTAAELGFDDSQYEVPDDIRELDPVGRSLMREERRAALESQPGQDQPGRQPAQQQSGETPAFGEGFDSPRQPQAYDAGQNGYDPAQNGTRGGYDNSATGYAEQPAAFDQQTAYEEQQRPAYDDQYFAPNGGLPQTDSYSTNGGLPQNDGFSSNGGYPDPAYAEPVQEERTASPATASEGFQPYEEQQSYQDDWPQQNGHTSGYQNGYPDQYAPEAESVQAADAGEQNRVGFDRPGPTPSASHALTDAGLPRRGSTASGANGSGPAKQEVAASSSEGKGGDIWRSANDERWQQASALKKPKAGGVTSSGLPRRVPKANLVEGAAENTPQGGPQVSRAPEDVRGRLSNLRRGVQRGRNAGSSETNGQGFGPDSTYNQER, from the coding sequence GTGAGGCGAAGCAAGAAAAGTCCCGAGCCGGCGGCCCGGGGCAACTTCACCCCGCCGCCGCGCGGAGCGGCGACCCCTGCGCCCGGCTCGGAGCCGACGGCCGCACCCGCGAAGAGCGGCGGCCGTCTCTCCCCACGCAACTGGCGGGTGCCGACCCGGCTGAACGCGATCCTGCTCATACCCGTGGTCGTCGGCCTGGTCATGGGCGGCTTCCAGGTGAAGAGCTCGATCGACACCTGGCAGGAGGCGCAGGACGCCGAGAAGGTCGCGAAGATCGTGGCCGCCGCCGGCGACTACGCCGAGGCCCTCCTCAACGAGCGGGACGTCACCGCCCAGCCTCTGCTGCAGGGCAAGACGGCCGACGCGAGCGTCAAGAAAGTCCGCTCCGTCACCGACGCGGCGGCCTCCGCCTTCCACGACGAGGTCGCGGGGATGCCGGACAAGGACGGCCTGAAGCGCCGTCTGAAGCTCGTGGAGGAGGCCGAGCCGACGCTGACGAAGATTCGTGCGGCCGCCTACACCAAGACCATGGACCCGGTGAAGACCGAAGAGGGCTACGTCGCGGTCGAGCACCTGTTGATGGAGTTCTCCAACGAGCTCGGCCTCGGCACCGGCAACATCACCGCCTACGGGCGCACGGTCTACGCGATCGCCCTTGCCAAGGGCGCCGAGTCCCTGCAGCGCGCGATCGGCATGCACCTGCTGGTCCGGCCGAGCCCCGACGAGAAGGTCTACGCGCAGCAGGTCACCGCCTTCACCTCGTATGCCTACCTCGAGGGCGTCGCTCAGCAGGAGTTCGTCTCCGGCGGCACCGTCCAGGACGCGGCACGGCTCACGCAGGTCATGACGGAGAAGACCGCGGAGGGCGAGAAGCAGGTCGCCGACGCGAAGACCAAGGCGGAGGCCGCGAACCAGGACTTCACCGCTCCGCCCGCGATGGACAAGATGATCCAGGCGATCGGCAGCGGGCAGACCCCCTCCCAGCTCGCGGACCAGGGCATCACCGCCTCGGCGTGGATGTCGGCCGCGACCCTCAAGTTCGACGGTTACAGCCAGGTCGAGAGCGAGCTCATCAACCGCGCGGTGGGCGACGCCTCGGACATCGCCGCTGACGCCAAGACCTCCGCGATCATCACCGGTGCCGCCGTCGTCGTCGCCCTGCTCCTGGCGTTCATCCTCGCCGGGGCCGTGGCCCGCCAGATGAGCCGCGCGATGCGCCAGCTGCGCAACGCCGCCTTCGGCATCGCCGAACAGCGGCTGCCGATGCTGGTCGACCAGCTCTCCCGCACCGACCCCGGCCGGGTCGACACCCGGGTCGCGCCGATCCCGATCACCACGACGGACGAGATCGGCGAGGTCGCCCGCGCCTTCGACCAGGTCCACCGCGAGGCCGTCCGGCTCGCCGCCGAGCAGGCTCTGCTGCGGGGCAACATCAACGCGATCTTCACCAACCTCTCGCGCCGCAACCAGTCGCTGATCGAGGGCCAGCTGACCCTGATCACCGACCTGGAGAACAACGAGGCCGACCCGGACCAGCTGGAGAACCTCTTCCGGCTGGACCACCTCGCGACCCGTATGCGCCGCAACGGTGAGAACCTCCTCGTCCTCGCCGGCGAGGAGCCCGGACGCCGCTGGGACCAGCCGGTCCCGCTGGTCGACGTGCTGCGCGCCGCCTCCTCCGAGGTGGAGCAGTACGAGCGCGTCGAGCTGTCGGGCGTACCGGAGGCCGAGATCCACGGCCGCGCCGTGACCGACCTCGTGCACCTGCTCGCCGAGCTCCTGGAGAACGCGACGACGTTCTCCTCCCCGCAGACCAAGGTCCGGGTCACGGCCACCCGTCTCCCCGACGGTCGGGTCATGATCGAGATCCACGACAAGGGCATCGGCCTCACCGCCGAGGACTTCGCGGACATCAACCACAAGCTGGCCAACCCGCCGACGGTGGACGCCGCGATCTCGCAGCGCATGGGCCTGTTCGTGGTCGGCCGGCTGTCCGACCGGCACGGCATCCGCGTCCAGCTGCGCCCCTCGGGCGAGCAGGCCGGTACGACCTCGCTGGTCATGCTGCCCGACGCGATCACGCACGGCGGCGGTGGCGGCGAGCACCAGCCCGACCGCGACGAGTTCACCGTCTCGCAGATCATCCCGGAGCAGAACTTCGGCGCCGGCGGCGAGGACTTCAACAACGGTCTGCCCATGCGCACCGCCGCCGAGCTCGGCTTCGACGACAGCCAGTACGAGGTCCCCGACGACATCCGCGAGCTGGACCCGGTGGGCCGCTCCCTGATGCGCGAGGAACGCCGTGCGGCCCTGGAGTCCCAGCCGGGCCAGGATCAGCCGGGCCGCCAGCCCGCGCAGCAGCAGTCCGGCGAGACGCCGGCCTTCGGCGAGGGCTTCGACTCGCCCCGTCAGCCGCAGGCGTACGACGCGGGCCAGAACGGCTACGACCCCGCCCAGAACGGCACCCGCGGCGGCTACGACAACAGCGCGACCGGCTACGCCGAACAGCCCGCGGCGTTCGACCAGCAGACGGCGTACGAAGAGCAGCAGCGGCCGGCGTACGACGATCAGTACTTCGCGCCCAACGGCGGTCTGCCGCAGACCGACTCGTACTCCACGAACGGCGGCCTGCCGCAGAACGACGGCTTCTCGTCGAACGGCGGCTACCCGGACCCGGCGTATGCGGAGCCCGTCCAGGAGGAGCGGACGGCGTCCCCCGCCACCGCCTCCGAGGGCTTCCAGCCGTACGAGGAGCAGCAGTCCTATCAGGACGACTGGCCCCAGCAGAACGGTCACACGAGCGGTTACCAGAACGGCTACCCGGACCAGTACGCTCCGGAAGCGGAATCCGTGCAGGCCGCTGACGCGGGTGAGCAGAACCGCGTAGGCTTCGATCGTCCGGGACCGACCCCCTCCGCCTCCCACGCGCTGACCGACGCCGGTCTCCCCCGCCGCGGCTCCACCGCAAGCGGTGCGAACGGCTCGGGCCCCGCGAAGCAGGAAGTGGCGGCCTCCTCGTCGGAGGGCAAGGGCGGCGACATCTGGCGTTCGGCGAACGACGAGCGCTGGCAGCAGGCCTCCGCTCTGAAGAAGCCCAAGGCGGGTGGGGTCACCTCCTCCGGCCTGCCGCGGCGGGTACCCAAGGCCAATCTGGTCGAGGGCGCGGCCGAGAACACCCCCCAGGGAGGCCCTCAGGTCTCCCGCGCCCCGGAGGACGTCCGAGGCAGGTTGAGCAACCTGCGTCGGGGCGTCCAGCGGGGACGCAACGCAGGAAGCAGTGAAACGAACGGCCAGGGCTTCGGTCCTGACAGCACCTACAACCAGGAGCGTTAG
- a CDS encoding GTP-binding protein, whose protein sequence is MDFASSSGGPSRSTTSAKIVVAGGFGVGKTTFVGAVSEINPLRTEAVMTSASAGIDDLTHTGDKTTTTVAMDFGRITLDQDLILYLFGTPGQDRFWFMWDDLVRGAIGAIVLVDTRRLADCFPAVDYFENSGLPFVIALNGFDGNQPYNPDEVREALQIGPDTPIITTDARHRADAKSALITLVEHALMARLR, encoded by the coding sequence GTGGACTTCGCAAGCTCTAGCGGGGGTCCCTCCCGCTCCACCACTTCCGCGAAGATCGTGGTGGCGGGCGGCTTCGGCGTGGGCAAGACCACGTTCGTCGGGGCTGTTTCGGAGATCAATCCGCTGCGTACCGAGGCCGTCATGACGTCCGCGTCGGCGGGTATCGACGACCTCACCCACACCGGGGACAAGACGACCACCACGGTCGCCATGGACTTCGGCCGCATCACCCTGGACCAGGACCTGATCCTGTACCTCTTCGGTACGCCCGGCCAGGACCGCTTCTGGTTCATGTGGGACGACCTGGTGCGCGGCGCGATCGGCGCGATCGTGCTCGTGGACACCCGCCGTCTCGCCGACTGCTTCCCCGCGGTCGACTACTTCGAGAACAGCGGTCTCCCCTTCGTCATCGCGTTGAACGGCTTCGACGGCAACCAGCCGTACAACCCGGACGAGGTGCGCGAGGCGCTGCAGATCGGCCCGGACACCCCGATCATCACGACGGACGCGAGGCATCGCGCTGACGCCAAGTCCGCGCTGATCACTCTTGTGGAGCATGCGCTCATGGCACGGTTGCGGTAG
- a CDS encoding roadblock/LC7 domain-containing protein, whose amino-acid sequence MSQAAQNLNWLITNFVDNTPGVSHTVVVSADGLLLAMSEGFPRDRADQLAAVASGLTSLTAGASRIFEGGSVNQTVVEMERGFLFIMSVSDGSSLAVLAHPEADIGLIGYEMALLVDRAGSVLTPDLRAELQGSLLN is encoded by the coding sequence ATGAGCCAGGCGGCACAGAACCTGAACTGGTTGATCACCAACTTCGTGGACAACACCCCGGGGGTGTCCCACACGGTGGTGGTCTCCGCCGACGGACTCCTTCTGGCGATGTCCGAAGGCTTCCCCCGCGACCGTGCCGACCAGCTCGCGGCCGTCGCCTCCGGTCTGACGTCCCTGACGGCAGGCGCCTCCCGGATCTTCGAGGGAGGCAGCGTGAACCAGACGGTTGTGGAGATGGAGCGGGGATTCCTCTTCATCATGTCCGTATCCGACGGTTCCTCGCTCGCGGTTCTCGCTCACCCCGAGGCCGACATCGGCCTCATTGGGTACGAGATGGCCCTTCTGGTGGACCGTGCGGGTTCGGTCCTGACGCCCGACCTTCGTGCAGAGCTCCAAGGGAGCCTTCTCAACTAA